A window of Nonomuraea angiospora genomic DNA:
GCCCGTCGGAGCACAGCAGGTACCGGTCGCCGGCTTCGGCGGCGTGCAGCGACAGTTCCGGCCGCGCCCCGCCCGTGCCGGTCAGCGCTCGCGCCAGCAGCGCGCGCTGCGGATGCGAGGCCGCCTCCTCCACGGTCAGCCGGCCCTCGTCGACCAGCCCCTGCACATAGGTGTGGTCATGGGTGATCTGGAACAGCTCGCCGTCCCGCACCAGGTACGCCCGGGTGTCACCGATGTGCACCAGCGCCAGCCGGGAACCGGACCACAGCAGCGCGGTCAGCGTGGTCACCGCCTCACCCGACGGCGTCGAGGCGGCGATCTCCCTGATGGCCCGGTCGGCTTCTCCGACCGCCTCCGCGAGCGCGCCGAGCAGGTCCTCTGCCGGTACGGCCAGCGTCTCCAGCGGTTTGAGCGCGTCCACGGCCGCCGCGCTCGCCAGGTCCCCGCTCCAGCCGCCTGCGCCGTCGGCCACCGCGAGCAACCGGGGGCCGGCGTACGCGGTGTCCTCGTTGCTCGTGCGCACCAGTCCCAACTCTGACCGGGCCGCGTAACGGAGCCCCAGCATGGTCGCCGTCTCTTCCACGGTGCTTCCCCTCCCCGACAGATAGTCGACGAGGAACGTGGCCAGCTGCCCACGGGCGGCGGTCTCGGCCAGCACCTGCTCCCAGTAGCCGGCGATCTCCTCGGCCGCCGCGCCCGCCGGCAGGTCGCACACCCGCCGGATGCGCGCCAGCGGCATGCCCAGCCTCCGCAGCCAGGCGATCAACCGGGCCCGCTCCAGCTGCGCCGGGTCGTAGAACCGGTATCCGGACTCGCCGTCCACCGCGGCAGGTCGCAGCAATCCGAGCTGGTCGTAGAGCCGCAGGGCCTTCGGCGACAACCGCGCCGCCCGAGCGAACGCCCCGATCGTCAGCAGCCGCACCATTCCTCCTCGTCCCGGCCCCTGTGGCCGGTGCCGACGATGCTGCCGCTTCACCCAAGGGGAAGGTCAACACGGCACTTTCCGGAAACCAGTTCCGCATGCACGCCGGGGGCGAGTTGCGAAACCGAAGCCGCGTTCCCTATCTTTATCGGAACACGGTTCCGTTTACATCTCCTCATGGAGGAAACACAGTCATGCAGTACCGCACCTTGGGCCGTACCGGCGTGCAGGTCAGCTCCCTCGTGCTCGGCGCGATGAACTTCGGCAAGATCGGGCGCACCACCCAGGACGAGGCCACCGCCATCGTCGACGCCGCCCTCGAAGCCGGGATCAACCTCATCGACACCGCCGACATGTACGGCGACGGCGAGTCGGAGGAGATGGTCGGCAAGGCCATCGCCGGCCGCCGCGACGACATCGTGCTGGCCACGAAGGCGGGCATGCCGATGGGGGAGGAGCGCAACCATCGGGGCGGCTCGCGCCGCTGGCTGGTCACCGAGCTGGACAACAGCCTGCGCCGCCTCGGCGTCGACCACGTCGATCTCTACCAGCTCCACCGGTGGGACCCGGCGACCAGCGACGAGGAGACGCTGTCGGCCCTGACCGACCTCCAGCGCGCGGGGAAGATCCGCTACTTCGGCTCCTCGACCTTCCCCGCCCACCGCATCGTCCAGGCCCAGTGGGCCGCCCGGGACCACCACCTGAGCCGTTACGTCACCGAGCAGCCCAGCTACTCGATCCTGCAGCGCGGGATCGAGAGCCACGTGCTGCCCGTCACCGAGGAGTACGGGCTCGGCGTGCTGGTGTGGAGCCCGTTGGCCTCCGGGTGGCTGTCGGGCGCGATCCGGGAGGGCCGGGAGATCGCCACCAACCGCTCGGCGTTCATGCCGCGGCGCTTCGACACCTCCATCCCGTCCAACCGCGCCAGGCTCGACGCGGTCGAGCGCCTGGCGGAGGTCGCCGACGCGGCCGGGCTGACGATGATCCAGCTGGCGCTCGGGTTCGTGACCGCGCATCCGGCCGTGACCAGCGCGATCATCGGCCCGCGCACCCTGGACCACCTGCGCTCGCACCTCGCCGCCGCCGACACGGTGCTCCCCTCCGACGTGCTCGACGCCATCGACGCCATCGTCGCGCCCGGCGTCGACCTGGCCCCGGACGAGAAGCACGACACCCCGCCTTCCCTGCTCGACCCGTCGCTACGCCGCCGCTGACCGCTCAGGCGGATTCCCACCACACCAGATTGGCGGCCACCCGGGCCACCGGCTCGATGATCTCCCACGCCTCGGCGATCAGCCCGTCGTCCAGCCGGAAGATGTCGACGACCGCGATCTCAGGCCCGGCGCCGGGGAGCCGGCGCCGCGAGTACATCACGACGTGATCGCCGTCGGCCAGCACGTGATGGATCTCGACCTGCATGCCGGCGAGCGGGACGAGCGCGGCGCGTACGGCGGCGAGCCATTCCGCCTTGGTCGAGGAGGTCGGGCCCGGCCGGTGATGGACGAAGTCCTCGCTCAGCACCGGCGCGAGCGCGTCGACGTCGCCCGTCGCGACCAGTGCCGTCAGCGCCCGCTGGACGATGCCCTTGTTGTCTGTGGTCATGTTCGGCGTAGTCATGGCGGCAGTGTTTCGACCGTCGCCGCGGTTGTCGATGAACTCCCATTTCATGGCGCCCGGAGCCACGACGAGTAACATCGACGGGCATGTACACGGTCGGGGAGCTGTTGCGGCAGTGGCGGCATCGCCGGCGACTCAGCCAGCTCGATCTCGCGATCGCCGCCGACGTCTCGGCTCGGCACGTCAGCCTGGTGGAGACCGGCAAGTCCAACCCGAGCGCCGACATGATCCTCCGGCTCGCGGACCAGCTCGAGGTGCCGTTGCGTGAGCGCAACCGGCTGTTGCTGGCCGCCGGCTTCGCACCCCGCTACGCCGAGCGGCCGCTCGGTGGGGACGCGCTGTCGGCGGCCTGGGGCGCGGTCGAGCGGGTGCTCCGCGCGCACGAGCCGTACCCGGCGCTGGTCATCGACCGCCGGTGGAACATCGTGATGACCAACCGCGCCCTGGGCCCGTTCCTCGCGGACGTCGCTCCCGACCTGCTGCGTCCGCCGATCAACATGCTGCGGCTGGGACTGGACCCGCGCGGGCTGGCCCCTCGGATCGTCAATCTGGCCGAGATGCGCGTGGTGCTCCGCGCCCGGATCGCGCGCCAGCTCGCCACCGCTCCCGACCCCGAGCTCGCCGCGCTCTACGAGGAACTGCTGGCACCCGGCTCCGAGGACGCGGGCCGGCCGGTCGAGTCCGAGGTCGTGATCCCGATGATCTTCAACTTCGGCGGGCGGGAACTGCGGCTGTTCTCGACCACCACGACGTTCGGCACTCCGATGGACATCACGCTGGACGAGGTCGCGATCGAGTCGTACTACCCGGAGGACGAGGAGAGCGCCGACTACTTCAGGAGCCTCGCCGGCGCTTGACCTCAACCTCGGTTGAGATCCCAGGATTGCTGATCGCGGGCGTCGCCCGCAGGTTCCGGATCGGATTCTCTTTCAACCGCGGCGCGGTCGCCGACCTGCTCCTGGAGCGCGGTCACGAGGTGGTGGCGTACGTGCGCTCGGGGGAGTCCCCGGCCGCGAAGGCGCTCTCCGCTCGGGGAGCGCGGCTCGCCACCGGTGACCTCGCCGATCCCGACGCGCTCCAACGGGCCTGTACGGGCGCCGACGCGGTTTTCGGCCTCTCGGTCGCGAGGCCGGGCTGATCAGCATGACCGTCGACGGCCGGCACCGGCGGATCCGGCCGCGCGCCGACGACCTGGGCGACCGCTTCCCGGGCCTGCTCGACCCGATCCTGCGCCTCAGCGCGCCCGAGTCGCCGGACAGCGGCCTGCTGTGACGCCCTGACCGCCGTCCCCGAGCTGTCACCGAATTAGGGGGCAGGCCGTGAAGCGGCCACGAATGGTCGGAGCCGGGGTTCTGGCCGTGGCTGCCCGACGGCCGGCCCGGAGGGTCGAAACTCATCACCCGGCTCGTGACATTTACATCTGTCTCCCGCGGGCCCTCACGTGGAGGATCGGTTCGCGTAACCCCACCCCATAGGGAGCAGTCATGACCGTCTCGCCCGTGGCCAGGACCGTCCGGATCGAACGCGCCTACGCGGCCACGCCCGAGCACGTCTGGCGCCTGTGGACCACCGGCGCCGGCATCGAGTCCTGGTGGTCGCCCGACGGCTTCACGGCGGGAAGACTCTGATCCCCTCACGCTCGTGGTGCGCACCATCTCATCCTTGAACGGCCACGACGCCGCTCTCGCCCCCCGCCTGCGCCGCCGCACGCTCGGAGCGGATCCGGGTCGCCGGCATGCCGGCCCGTCCAGGACTCCCACCGGCGCCGGATCCGGCACCCGGCCGCGGCCTCTACTCTGGTCAGCCAGGACGCGAGGGCGGGCGGTGAGCGGATTGGCGGAGCTGTGGCGATCCGACCGCGTCCTGCGGCTGGCGCCGGCCGGCGCGGCCGCCTGCAGCGCCCTGCTGCCGGTGGCGCAGGTGCTGCTGGCGTTCAGCTACATGGACAACGACGCGCGCACGGGGCTGTGGAGCCTCGCGGCGACGGGGGCGTACCTGCCGCTGCACCTGCGCCACGTCTGGTACGCGGCACACGCGCGGCGGCCACCGGCCGGCGTCTGGACCTTCGCCGTGATGGCCGCCGTCATCCTCGGCGCCACCCCCTTGGCCGGGAACATGTGGCCGCGGTCGTACGCGGCCCTGGTGGTGTCGGCGCTGCTGGTGCTGCCGGCGCCGTGGTCCTACCTCGTGTACGTGACGGTGGCGGCCGCGGCGGCGCCGATCGGCTACGCGCTGGGGCTGCCGTGGACGTCGGCGCCGTGGCTGCTGTTCTCGGTGCTGGCCGGCAGCGCGGCGCTGCTGCTGCTGGTCTGGCTCCCCGCCGCGCTGACCCGGCTGCGGGCGGCCAGGGAACTGCTCGCCCAGCAGGCGGTGGCGCAGGAACGCCGCCGCCTCGACGACGACCTGCGCCGGAGCCTCGGCCGCGCACTGGAGTCGATCGCCGCACGCGGCGAACAGGCCGGGCGGGCGCTGGAGTCGGTCGCGGTGCATGGGGAACAGGCCGGGTGCGCGCCAAAGTCGGCCCCGGCGCATGGGGAACAGGCCGGGTGCGCGCCGAAGTCGGCCCCGGCGCATGGGGAACAGGCCGGGTGCGGCAAGGTCGGGGGAGCCGTGCCCGAGGGACTGCCGGACGAGCTGGCCGCGCTCGCCGACGACTCCAGACGCACGCTCGCCGACGCCAGGCAGCGCGTACGCGGCTACCGCCGGCCGTCGTTGCGCGCCGAGCTGGAGACCGCCGCGACCCTGCTGGCCGCGGCCGGCATCGAGACCCGACTGGAGCTTCCGCGCGGCGGCGTGCCCGACGCCATCGCCCCGCAGTCCCGGGCCGCGCTGCGCGCGACGGTCACCCGGCTGCTGCGCACCGGCGCCGTACCCTCCTGCACGATCACGGTGACCTCCACGGACGGCCGCCCGCGGCTGGAACTGCGCACCGGCGAGGCGAC
This region includes:
- a CDS encoding nuclear transport factor 2 family protein, whose translation is MTTDNKGIVQRALTALVATGDVDALAPVLSEDFVHHRPGPTSSTKAEWLAAVRAALVPLAGMQVEIHHVLADGDHVVMYSRRRLPGAGPEIAVVDIFRLDDGLIAEAWEIIEPVARVAANLVWWESA
- a CDS encoding MerR family transcriptional regulator, translated to MVRLLTIGAFARAARLSPKALRLYDQLGLLRPAAVDGESGYRFYDPAQLERARLIAWLRRLGMPLARIRRVCDLPAGAAAEEIAGYWEQVLAETAARGQLATFLVDYLSGRGSTVEETATMLGLRYAARSELGLVRTSNEDTAYAGPRLLAVADGAGGWSGDLASAAAVDALKPLETLAVPAEDLLGALAEAVGEADRAIREIAASTPSGEAVTTLTALLWSGSRLALVHIGDTRAYLVRDGELFQITHDHTYVQGLVDEGRLTVEEAASHPQRALLARALTGTGGARPELSLHAAEAGDRYLLCSDGLSAVVPAGSLREALTGPGAPQQVLDELVALAYAAGAPDNLACVVADVVSLETPADAGGAGR
- a CDS encoding aldo/keto reductase, translating into MQYRTLGRTGVQVSSLVLGAMNFGKIGRTTQDEATAIVDAALEAGINLIDTADMYGDGESEEMVGKAIAGRRDDIVLATKAGMPMGEERNHRGGSRRWLVTELDNSLRRLGVDHVDLYQLHRWDPATSDEETLSALTDLQRAGKIRYFGSSTFPAHRIVQAQWAARDHHLSRYVTEQPSYSILQRGIESHVLPVTEEYGLGVLVWSPLASGWLSGAIREGREIATNRSAFMPRRFDTSIPSNRARLDAVERLAEVADAAGLTMIQLALGFVTAHPAVTSAIIGPRTLDHLRSHLAAADTVLPSDVLDAIDAIVAPGVDLAPDEKHDTPPSLLDPSLRRR
- a CDS encoding SRPBCC family protein, with the translated sequence MTVSPVARTVRIERAYAATPEHVWRLWTTGAGIESWWSPDGFTAGRL
- a CDS encoding helix-turn-helix domain-containing protein, with protein sequence MYTVGELLRQWRHRRRLSQLDLAIAADVSARHVSLVETGKSNPSADMILRLADQLEVPLRERNRLLLAAGFAPRYAERPLGGDALSAAWGAVERVLRAHEPYPALVIDRRWNIVMTNRALGPFLADVAPDLLRPPINMLRLGLDPRGLAPRIVNLAEMRVVLRARIARQLATAPDPELAALYEELLAPGSEDAGRPVESEVVIPMIFNFGGRELRLFSTTTTFGTPMDITLDEVAIESYYPEDEESADYFRSLAGA
- a CDS encoding NmrA family NAD(P)-binding protein, whose protein sequence is MLIAGVARRFRIGFSFNRGAVADLLLERGHEVVAYVRSGESPAAKALSARGARLATGDLADPDALQRACTGADAVFGLSVARPG